Sequence from the Chelonoidis abingdonii isolate Lonesome George chromosome 16, CheloAbing_2.0, whole genome shotgun sequence genome:
CTGCGAAGCACGGATTTTGTTCAGCGAGAGATGCAGGATGGCTCTCCCTTTAAAACGTCAAACATGAGCGTCACAGGCAGTTCAGTGATCCACCCAAACATCTGATGGCAGCCACAAGAAGGATTTCAATCTTCTGACTCAGTCGAGGGTATTGTTAAGCATGTTGCTAAACAAGTTCACATGTCTTATCTGACTTGTGAACAGATCCCTAGCCAATTCTATTCCAGGTAACTAGCCGATTCTGCATCACCCCATCTCTTTCTCATTCTCCAGGCAAGAGGAGCTCCAAAGTCAAGAGTGTGTGCTCGCAGTCCATTGTGGTTCAGGGACGCAAGGCAGCCTTGTGTGGTTACATTAGGTGCAGTAAGGCTGGGCAGGTCGGGTGCACTGAcggcacacagcagcagctcacactCACCCCGCAGCTCAGACCTCGCAGATGATAACGGGGAAGTCCACGTGAATGCGAGGGTGCTCCAGTTTCACTATACCCTGAAAAGAGAGCAAGGAGGGTAGTGAGGCAGGGGAGACACTGGCCAGAGCAGAGTCCTAAGAAAAGGCCTGCAAACAAAGGACCCATGCTCTGCAAGTCACTGCAGATGGAGACAGACAATAGAGCTTATGTCCCAGTCCAGTTCTTAATGGACAAGAGTCTATTAAATTATCACAACTCAGCTGTTGGGTGACACTCTGAGCACCAGGCAGGCAAAAAAGACTGGATGCGCTGCTAGAACTAGCCCCTAAAAGTAAGACTAAGGTGCTCAGATCTTACGATGCTGAGCACGACGGGTCTGAACAACAATGGCATGAGACTGGAGGGAAGCAGCTTGGCCCGTCACTGCCCATGTTCCACCTGATCCGTGACTAGAAGGTCACCAGCTTCCAGGACTGTTAGTCTGGCACCTTTAATTTAAAAGTCATTTAAAAGACTGGAAAAGAAAGGCCTGTAAGTgaccaaaaagaagaaaagatcAAAGACACTTGTGCACAAGCAAGTGTTCTGGCCAAGGAGTGATACTGGGAACGTAACAACCATCTGTATCAACTAAAGCAGAACTCTAAGCTGTAGGCATTTAATGTGCTCTGGTGTGAATATTCTTCCACTACAAACCCATCAGAAAGCAAAGTAGCTTCAGGGTCTACAGGCAAAAGGTGTGTGCGCTAGTGGGATTTATGCTCTGGTTTCACAGAGGGATAACAACTGGACTGAACCAGGGCAATCCCCAGTAGACTTACGAGAGGCTGGGAATGTGGTCTAGTGTTTAGAATATGGAAGAGAAGTCATTTCACCCTTTGTGCTTACATTTCTCCACCTGCAGTACGGTGACAATGCTTCTTGGAATTGAACTGGTTCATTTGTGTTTGCAAGGCTTCTGGAGGGCCAGAACTATACGGCACTAGCGAAGGACAAAGGCCTAGTGCAAGGATGACAAAAACTGAGGAAAACAGTTTTATTACATTTAATACAAGATCTGTATTTTCTGGAGAACTGCCACAGTTTTTGCAGGAGTGTAACATGAAAAAAAGCAGCTAGGGGATGCCTTGACCTGTGGCCTCCCAATTAATGGGCCTTGCTTGGTTCATGACGATGTGGACTGGTTCTGTCACATGGCAGCTACTGctaggaagtggcagcagctcatTTGGGTGCCTGGGTATAGCATGAATGCAACAAATgtattttgcaaaataaacaaGACCTTCATAACTACACACAAAAGCCTTGGAACAGATGAGAATTCCCATGGCCTCTGCAAGCAGGGGCCATAGAAATCAGGAATTCATCCATACTCATTGTTATCTCAGTCCCATCAAAAAGCCACAGCTAGACAGTTTatttttagtgctcatgaaaggtgccagCCCAACAGTCCTGGAGAATGAGGTCCTCTGTCCATAAAACAAATACAGCACAGGTAGAAAGTGCATCCTGTTATGTGCCTCACTCCACCGCCTAGATGGATCCCCTCAAGGAGTGAAAGGGGAGCTTGCTTCACACAGCCCATTCAGCCTCTCTCCTAAGAATGCCAACAATGGCTTCAATTAGTGGCAACTGTGCAATATGGACAGCTGCCCACTAGAAGCTGGACTGAGACACTGGCCCCCCAAACTCATCTCATAGCAGCCACGGAACTGCTGTCAGATGGCAACAACACACCCATTTTCACTGACCTAGAGGCAGTACTGCTGTGTTGGCATGAAGTCTGCTCTACCCTAACATCTGTTTCAGCACTTCTCAATTTTAAACCCCGGAAAACTAGTCAAATCATAACCAATACCCCACATTTAGAACCTCTGGGCCCCCGGTCCCTTCCTATGTCTGATTCTCCCgccccatttattcttttgtctgATTTTAGGACAGTTTGTTATATTGTCTCTTTTACGGTCCATAATAAAAGATAACTCAAAGGACCTGAGTGGAAGGTTTAAAGATGAAGAGGTTTTCTATCAATGCTGAGTGTTAATGCTGTATATCACAGAACAGGGAGTCAATGTTCATTTTGAAGGTCAGATTGTTGGCTTCAGAAAGCAGGGACTTCATGACACAAGTTTATCATGCTAATTGGCTTCCCTGACCTCACTGTGCCAGTTTACTAATTCACAGTTTTGATTTTGTTCCAGACTGGCGCCATCAAGTGGTTCCATGGGGTATACCAATGGCAGAGCTTCCCTGGCATTTGCTGTCTGGAAACTAGTGTTTAAAACTGTCAAGTTATTTCATAGTTGTTTCTCTCACCCCTGTCAGTGAGAGGTAGGGGGGTTGAGCCAAGCACTTAATCACGCAGGATTTTCAGAACACCCCCATACATAGGTGCTCTCTACTCAATCTTATCATTTCTGCTTCAGAACAAGGAGGCCTGGCCACAAGGGTGGGGGTGGAATACTCACCCTTCCCTTCAGGAGCTTTGAGCAGAAAGAGAAATCTGGGCAAAAGGTTTCCATGTACCGTTGAAAGCCACTGTCCCATAGGCATATCTAGTCAGGATTGCAGTCAGCTACCACTAGACTTCTAGGGGATGAGACTCGGCACAAATCCTAGGTGCCCCATGGGTAAGAGATCACAAAGGAAACCCAGGAGACCTGCATAACACGCTAGTACATTACGAGTCAAGTCCCTGCAAGGGTCGCTTTTGTTTCTGAGCATATTACCCAAGGTATCAGGTTTTTGTGGACAGACAGGCTGATGACCCATCagcaaggacaatggactgtgaaaaggcttggccttcctgaggatgctccatactgccactgacgCACAGACAAGgcaaaagatttatacgaactgaagagaaagacAGTGTCAGGtagtcttgtcacctgatactaaacattacctgggacctCTTGCAACTTTCCCCTGGAAGGGAAGAGgagtcaagtttgggaaacaaaggattcacaccttatgtaaatccaatttaagggtgggaaggaaggcaaacaggactcctccCTATGGCCTggctgcccaagaagaaagactgctaaagccacttgaagggaaggcagaggaggagtccagactgagacaggggtccagtctgaaaagaaatataactggaactctgaaccacagaaactttgcaacctgcctaaaataacatttagggtaagaaattacattttgtaacctgtttaaGTATATTGAGCCCAGCTTGCATATTTCGTTTTATTTtgtcagtaatctgctttgttctgtctgttacctcttatattcacttaaaattcaccttttgcagttgttaaacttatttcttgtttataatataacccagtttatgtaatttctaatggggggggggggaacagcagcaagaagttgtgcatatctccctccacattaagggagggggtgaatttcataaaacctttgggtttgtactCCTTAAAGGGAATGGGCACCAGAGTGTGGGGGTAAGCTCTAAGGCTAAATCTTTCCAGAGCGGATCTCTGTCCCTCTGTGCAGCTGGGCGTGGTCCTGCCTGTGGGCTTGATTGGAAGAAGCTCGTGAGCCTAGCCCAGCAAGACCAGGTAAAtgaacccaggctggcagaatagactgactcagtggcatcccagcacatcaggtgacactTCAAAGGGCCAAAATCTCTCTCAGTGGGGTCACTTTTGTTGCTGAGCACGTTACCTGAGGTATCAGGTTCTTGTGAATCCTTTTCAGTTTGGCGCGCTTTCTCCCATTCTTGGTGACAACTGTCTCTTCATAGAATTCATGGGCAAGATCCCCATCCTCATCATAATACATGGAGCTGCAAAGAAATAAGGAGAGGAGCACATAAGGGACAGGGAGGACTGGCTATCAATGATCCAAACTTTTTGGAAAGAGGCCATTAGTGGGCTGGCAGAGATCAGCGCTCTTGGACATTACACAATGGAGGCGGCTGGGCACCATGGGACTGGAAAATGGGATATGGAGCCTGTCAGCAGCCAAGAGTCATTTCCATCTAATAGCTGTTCAGCAGCTGTGAAACAAGAAGTTGGCCTCAGTGCAGTACCTAGTAGGACAGAAATCCACATCATAAAGCCACTCAGATAACTGGCATTAAATACATACAGTACTTCATCAGAagtgccagcagctgctgtgtagGCAGATCagtgccagcagctgctgtgtagGCAGCAGGTTGCACAGTGAGGGTCAGTGGAGAGGTAAGGGATTAATGGCCCATGGAGATTGCAGTCCCTCCATCACAGGGGCCTGGCCAAACCAGGGGTGAGATGGGAGAGAGCAGAAGCTGGAACTACTGCTCCCATTCTTCATACAGAGATAAGGTTTGCTATCAACTCACACAGTGGGATGATTGGTTTTGTACAGAAGCAATCACAAGCAGTTAAATACAGACCAATGGAGCCATGGTAAATCAGCACCAAGCACGCTTCCCAGCTCTGAATCCATGCACACACTGGCAGATCTATAGCACTCAAGGGTACAATGGCCAACAGAAGAGTTTCACTTTTGGACCAGCAAGCTCAATTGTTGCCAAGCTAGAAAGCTATTCAGCACAAAGAGTACAAGGCCATTTTTAACTACAAGAACAAGTCTTACGTTCACTGCTCAAACACATCTAGTTTTAAGTTAAAAGAGAGCACACTTGCATCAGGCATGAAATAGGAACCACAAACTAAGCTCACTAAATGGGGATCCTGCAGTTCAAGAGCACTCTCTCCTATCCCCAGAGAGACTGCTGcaattaaagggaaaaataagTAACTAAATGACTTCAGGATTTCTTGTGGCAAGAAGGGAATTCAGTCTGATCGATTCAGTACCTGGCTTATCTGCTAGCCATGGAGCTAATCAAGGCACAAAGATGGTGGGGTTTGTGATGTAAACACCTCTTCACTAGGATCCAAAGTGAGATGGCCAGTTTATTTCACAGGAATCTAAATCATCAGGCTATAACCAACTTGCGTCACTCTACTAATGGATCTATATCAGAACGCATGACCTGGTGGTAAAAGGCCCCAGAATCAACTCTGTTATCAACTTCCCCCTTGTCCCGGTTTATGATACGTTTGAACACTCTTCCCTTTCTCTATGGGACTGAACCAATTTTATCATATAGCACTAAGACTGCTCATGTGAACTAATGTAAACACCACAGCTCCAGGCACACACACATACTGAGTGTGCCAAGATTTGTACAGCTGACCCACATGTGCCTGAAGTCCTCCAATGACATAAATGACATCTCCCATGCTACACCATCCAATGCTACCCTACCCACAAAATGAACGTAAGAGACAAAAGCAATATACTGGTACCTCTAAAGAAGCCACATATGGGATGAGAGAGTAGCACAGCCTCCTTTCTAGACAGAAGCtacatataaacaaacaaacaaaaaaaaatggccagCTGCAGATTTTGGATTGTTGTTGAATTGCCCTGTGTCCACACGTTGCAAATCCTGCACCTCCCAACTGGCTTGTGGGCACAAAGACGGACAAGCTACTGATTTAGGCTAGACAAAAAAAGAGGGGTACTTAGACGATGCCAATTCCCTGATAAACATCAGTTATTACACCTTCCTTTATATCCAAGAAGAGTGGTAAAAATAAAGCTAACCACAGGCAACAGCTTGCCTGCTATGCCATTTGATTCAGATGTACCTGGTCACTCTCCTGTCAAGAGAGGAGGGACACTGGTATGCCAACAGCTAATTAGGAAGAAATGAACCCAAAGCAAAAGTCAAGGATTTTGGCACAATATTAATCACATAATTTAAGAACTGGCCAAAAAACAGCTCTGAGGTGCAAACAGATCTGACGGAGGCAATCTATTTCAATCAAGTCACTAAGATAAAGGCATTAGCTGCAGCTCCACATTTACTTCCCTCTCTGCTAACTGTCTGTTAGCTCCCCGATAGGACTATACAGCTGCCCCTGCCAAATTTGCTCCACAGAACAGCACAAAGATCAGACAGTATTTTGTTGGCAGGTACAGTCTGCTTCCAAGTTCTTGGCAAAAGGCTTGAAGCTTTTCCAGAGGTGAAAAGCCTCAAACAGTTACTGATGGGAAATAACTCCAGACACAGTGACCAGCAAAAAGCAGTAACAGGAGCTTCAATCTAAACTAGTGATAGGACTTGCCTTGCCCTGCCTCAATGCATGAAGCTTGGATGGCAGGCAATCAGCAGGATCCCATGTCTTTGCCTCAGTACTTCTCAGTGCTACTGAACACCACTGACTTTGCACATCTGAGTGACTGTACCCTAGTACCTCTATAATTTAGGGGCTATTCCTCACCCCAACTGTGACACCTGATATGGCAGGGAGCACAGCTCTTCTTGGGCCCCTCGTTGAGACCTAGACACAGCTGGGTCGCTGGACTCAGTCGTTCACTCTTCCTCCCCAAAGGTAAAGTCCCACCTCCTTGGCCCAACAGTCAGTTCTATCTCCTTAAAATCAGATCTGAATAAGAGCTGCAATTAGatgatctatttatttttaaataaataggagACAAATCAAAAGAAATTATATACTCTTATCTGTGCACAGATGCCACTATATTCCAAAGGTTAGTGGTGACAAATTCCACTCTGAGCCTTTTGTTTTGCCCTCACCCTTCCCCATTCTTGCCAAGAGCCCTGGGAAGAGTAACATTTCTGTCTTCCCAGACCTCAGCACCCTCTCCCTTtataaaaaaacaaggagtccttgtgtcaccttagagattaacaaatgtaCTTgcgcacaagcttttgtgggctagaacccactccATCAGATGtatcagataaatgtgttagtctctaaggtgccacaaagactcctcgttttttttgctgatacagactaaaaccACTATCACTGAAATCTCTCCCCTTTATAGTGAATGCCCCTTATAGGCAAATCCATCCTCCTCCCAGCCTGCCACGTAGGGTGTCAGGGTGCAAATGCTGTATACAAACGGTACCTTCTAATCACTAAGAAAGTGCATAACTTTAATGGAGACTCTGCAGTCCCCCCTAGAGGGGCACCACAGGGAATATTCCATGGATACAAACATATGGACCAGCAGTATTTGCAAGTAAGGCTCCAGATAAGGTTGCTCACAGGCACAATGGTGCCCAACCAAGCCTCAGATTGCCAGGATGTGACAGTTTACACAGATGTCACAGTTGTCAGGTGCAGACCCCTGGACCCCACATGTCCATTAGGACACCCTAAGGGGCCACTTCACAGCAGAAGATGCTCATCTGAAGGCATCATGCAGGGGACAGAGGACTGTATAGCAAATCATAGAtaaccagggttggaagggacgtcacgacgtcatctagttcaaccccctgctcaaagcaggaccaatccccagacagatttttgccccagatccctaaatggcccctcaaggattgaatttacaaccctgggtttagcaggccagtactcaacgcactgaactatccctccgtCCAACACGATGTTCAGGCCCCAGCCACCGCCTGCCCCACATAAGCTGCTCCCTCCAGCTCCGATACCTTCCTGTCGCATTGAAACCTGCCCCACAGGAGTCCAAACCCCAACACCGCCCACTCCCACAGCAACACACCCCGTGGAAATCAGCCCCCGATCCCATGGGACCCCACCCCATAGCAACCCACTCCCTGCGCCATGAGAGCCCATTCCCCAGCAACCCAGCCCTGCAACCCAGCCCCCCATCCCATGGCAGCCCGCCGCGTCACAACCCACCCCAGCACCAAGCCCCACCCATGCACCGCCGCGTAACAACCGCGCCCCTGCCCTAGGAAACCAGCCGCCCGCCCGTTCCATTAACCCGCGCGGGTGAAGACGACATGGGGTTCGCGCCTGCGACAGCTCCGCGCCGAGCCAGGGCCTGCTCCCCCGCGACCCACGGCGCCGCCCGGCCCGGGAGGAAGGCGAAGGGCAGAGGGCGGGCCTGTGAAGCCGCTTGGCGCCCATGCTCAGGGCGTGGCATGGCCCAGGAAGGGAAGCCGCCGGCGCCTCCACGGACCAGCACACGGAGCTGCCCTCTCGGCTCTACCCTAGCCACTTCCGGCCTGCGCGAGGCGCCCTGCCCCTCCGTGCAGCAAAGGAGGGAGGCGACCCCGCCTCAACGTatcgggggcggggagaggggctAAAGTATGAGACTCTCCCCTCACGTGATGCTTGTGGGTTGCGGCGGAGGTACGGGCTGGAGCCCTGATTTCTGCCTCCCCTCTAACTGCCGCCGTTCCCGAGCCGCGTCACatacagcccccctccccccctttaacCAGCCCCATTCCTCTCACACATCCCCTGACAACCACAgctcccatcccctccccgcTGCCTCCGTCCCGACCCGGT
This genomic interval carries:
- the TUSC2 gene encoding tumor suppressor candidate 2 encodes the protein MGAKRLHRPALCPSPSSRAGRRRGSRGSRPWLGAELSQARTPCRLHPRGSMYYDEDGDLAHEFYEETVVTKNGRKRAKLKRIHKNLIPQGIVKLEHPRIHVDFPVIICEV